The Malaclemys terrapin pileata isolate rMalTer1 chromosome 7, rMalTer1.hap1, whole genome shotgun sequence nucleotide sequence GCTTCAAAGTTAAGTGTGGGTTTCTCACCATCATCAGAAACTTCAGTAAATGATGCCAGATTAGTCAAAATTTCTTTTGTCTTCAGTGAAATATCCTTAAAATAAGAATAGACAAATAAGCAAGCATGAATAGACTACTAGGAAAATTATTTAACATTATTAACATCTCTGTATAAGATACTAACACAAATAGTATGCAGGGGAAATAATAGGTCAGAACGCATCAATAtgctacttaaaaaaaagaaatttggaATATTCTTTCTTCAGATCTGATCATGTAAGATGCTGAACATTTAATTCAGGGGTAGCTGGGAGTTCTCAGCATTTCACGGGGTCTAacacctttatttcaaaataattacCGCAATGCAATTGTGTAATAGCTAACAGACTCTATTGGTGTGGGAACGGGAAAAAACACAGCATTTTGAAGCCCAATCTTAAATCTGAAGCAGCATATTTCAGGGTTTAAAATGTTACCTATGAATTTTCCCAAGAAGTTATAGTATAAGTGAAGCAAATAACAGATTATAAAATCTTATACCATtgtaaaatcattttattttaatacgaGTGAAATATATTCAAAGGAATGTCTGGAATTTTTTCAACAACATGAAGTGCCAATAAACTATGTTTTAGTTACTTCATTTATATACTATTATAACCAGGTCAGCAGAACTATTTTAAGAATTTCAATGTATAGTGGTATTTATAAACTAGAGATTGCAACAGATCAACAGACTTTGGGGGAAGCAGGGCCTGACATTTCATTAtggtatttctttctttctttctttctttaaataaaatattaatgaaagGAGAAATTTAAACATAAAAGGGACTAACCTTAATTACTTGACTATCTGATTTATCTGGatcttctgcagactgaacaatGAGTTGACCAATTTCTTTGTGCAATTTTCCCATTGTCATTGCCTCTGGGGAGTAGAGAAAAATACATCATGCATTCATTCTGATCATCTaacccagtgcttctcaaagccggtccgccgcttgttcagggaaagcccctggcgggccgggccggtttgtttacctaccgcatccgcaggtttggccgatcgcggctcccaatggccgcagttcgccgtcccaggccaatgggggctgcgggaagcggcgcgggccgagggatgtgctggccgcccttcccgcagcccccattggcctggagcggtgaaccacggccagtgggagccacgatcggccaaacctgcgcatgcggcaggtaaacaaaccagcccggcccgccaggggctttccctgaacaagcagcggcccgactttgagaagcactgatctaacCCATCTAGAACATAATATTTTGCATGTATAGCACCCTTCATCCAAAAACAGTAGTAACAGGTCACTAGCATTTGTAAGAATGGCACCTCTCACCTTTACTCATATGCTCTCTTTAATGGAGCTTCCTGAAAATATTTATGTAGGAGGAAGAATAATAGGACTGTCTACAAGaacttttcacaaaaatgtaCTTTGAACTTTATCGTATTTTCATGTATTCCCATCACATCTTCTTTATTGCTTTTGCTGGGATAAAATTAATATGCAGAGGTACAATTAGACAAAATACTGTAGATCCTACAATGGCGTTACAGATAAGTTTACTGCTAGTTTCCAGAAAGTATGCTGAAGTTTTTATATAAAGAACTATAAAGTAAAGCTAAATCAAGGTTAACCAAGATCAGGCTTTTTTctttatactttaaaaataagatttattttaaagaatgaatattttaaagaatTGTTATGAATTTTTAGTAGTGAAATATGCAAATGCATTTAAGTGACAAACTAACATCTGGTAAATCGATGGCAAGCCAAATTATGAGTTCTCCTCATGACCTTTATCTGTCGTTTGACATCCATGGCCGAATTAAGCATTTTTAATAAAACCAAGTTAAGATTTCCTACTGCTCTAAAGGTTTTATCCTCCATGCATTGAGAGTTTTGCAGGCAGCATTTACCCTTGATCATTGGTAGGAGATACAAAACCCAAAGTTCAGTGGGTATGAAAATGGGAATAGTCATTTATAAGGGTTTAGTTCTGGGCTGGATTCATAACCCACCTATGGTTTAGAATGTAACtttatgaaaatataaaatgtttcaGTCACATGTTTTAAATGAAGACTTGTGTATTATACACAAGACCACCCTTCTCCAATTCCATTATTTAGGCATTTACACATGATGACATTATGGCCCAGATTCACCAAAGAtcttccaggctcccagctgagAAGGACTATGAAAGCTCTAAAATAATTGCTCTCTCATAACTAGCCTGGAAACAGGATGAATATTTTGTTGAATCTGGCTCTATGTTCAGAGTTACAAAGCAAAACCACCACCTCTcgccgaaacaaaacaaaaacaaatgctgcCAACCAACCTTTCACTTGCTGGGAAATGGTAATTTCACTGTCTGCCAAATTCACATACACATCATATAGATCCGGTCTATTGCTCACTTTGGAGTCTATAAATCCAGCAATGTAACCTAGGTGGTAGAGATTTACCAAGACAAATTCTGATTAAAAACTTAAAACCAAAAGAGATGTAGTGTAaactaaaatctgttttaaaattaaggacttgatccagcacccattgaagttaattgaCTTCTTTGGGCATTTGAATAAGCACCTAGTGTATTTTTTGACTTCCGGAGTTTAAAATTAAGAACAAAACACTATACGTAGTAAGGAAGATCATGTTTTCAGTTTCAAAGCTTTCTTGCTactcaaaatattaaaaaacaaatcaaaacgtGACTGTGTGTTCACTTTCCAAAGGTGAAATACACTAAGGTCTATAGCAGAGGTCACTATCCTGCAGACTCTCCCAGTCAATCGCAATCTCCGGCTGCTGTGGTGTAGCAgggctgccgctaaggcaggcttcctgcctgctacagccccacgctgctcccagaagcagccagcatgccaCCACAGccgagggaagggagcaggggtctccacatgctgctTGTGCCTGCAAACCCTGCCCCCGTATCTCCCAAtggccgggaatggggagctgtggccaatgggagctgcgggggcagcgtctgcagagaggggcagcatgcggagtcATGTTCCCCTCccaaggggccacagggacgtgttggccccttctgggagcagcgtggccACGTGTGCACTACTGGCTGGCAGGGTGAGGGGGATTGGCCTGGCTTGTGATGGGGAGCAGGTCCTGATGTGCCtgagtggggccggggcaggcagggagtctaccttagccccgctgtgccgccaaccgggagccacctgagctaaatgcaccccaacccccagccctgagcccctccagcactccataccccctccttcactccaagcctctgccccaggctcagcccggagccccctcccacactctgaacccttcagccccagcccagagcccgcaccccctcctgaactccaaccccctgccccagcccggtgagagtgagtgagggtgggggagagcgagtgacggcaggggaggggggaggagacggagtgagcagggcggggctTCGGGGAAGATCCTGGGTTGAACTTAAATTCGGAAAGTGATTTTGTGCCTAAAAAGGTTGGAGATCACTGGTCTATACACTAAGAGACTCCATTAAAGTGCTCTTAGTGGCTATTTGGGTCAGGAATATGATGGTAGTGGCAGCAGAACGTTTTCTGATTTACAACATGCCGGCTAGGTTCATCTCAGTATGCCTTCTCTTATAGCAGCTGTTTTGAAGTGTGGTTTGGTGATTTTGATGAGCTGAGGTATACACTAGTGGTAAAATAgtcaaacaaacattaaaaatacTTGTTAACTATAAAACTGATTATCCGAAAGAGACAAGAGTGAGGAAATTCAGGGTTAAGAATACTGCTAAATCCTTCGTTCACTCTGTTGTGTCCAGGTtttagggggagggggggcgaggAGTAGACGCTTTCGATCTTTTGATGTATTATATAACATTTACACTCAATAGAAATCACAAATCAGATTCTTACAGCATGGGGAGGCCATTTGTGACTACAATAAACAGCCACCAACTGACCCAGTGGAGCACATTCAGAACAGAATTCCAATTACTTCTTGTTAATTAAGTGAAATACCCACTATTACTTTGAGTTACTTTTTTGCAGttaagaaataagaaaaataatcatCATTAACCACATACATGCTTTGAAGGTAATCTTATTTGGGTTGAAGGCATGTTACATCAACCCCTCTGTAACACTGCATTAActccttcattccctctgacCCAAAACAACATCAAAAGGAAACAAGCTTACTTCCCtacctcccttttcccccctatttatttaggaagttaaTAAGTTTACAAATCcctgccatgtaaatatcagaaataaaataatcattacaacaattagtttttgtttaaagagacattatacagGAATCTGGTCTATTTAGCAGGATGTTACCATATTACAGAGTGAGCATCATTACAACACCTATGTCATtcctagtgattttattaaattgaatgAAATCTCTATGTAGACATATGTTAAATATGTGTATCGAATGCTACTATTCAAAAATACTGAGCAGGTATGCTGAGTTTTTTGAAGAATTTAATTTGAGTACTAAACAGAAGGTAACTAACTATCTACATATCTATCCGTCCTCTGTCTATTTTGCTGGATACATAAATGGTATATTAAATTTTTCTGTAACCACAACCTCCCATATTTTTTCAACCATTCCCCAATGGTTGGGctatttttcttttcccaatAGGAGGCTACAAATGGCTGAGCAGCTTCTAACAGATGagagattaattcttcatttccttttgtgtgacCATTTCCACTAGGAGGCCCCAGAAAGATTACTAAAAGATTATTTGGTAATAACTATCCCTCAATTTGTGATATTTGGTTCCGGATTACATTCCAATACTCACTAATGACAGGCTCTGTCTTCTTAGTAACTAAAGGAAATCATTTACAGtagcttgggggggagggaggaagtacAATCCATCTGGATGGAACCACCAATAAAACTATTTATCTGATCTTTAATTTAATGTAAaacacatgctttttttttttaaaagaaaaaatgtacaGTCTAACTTCTATGACAgatttaaagaattaaaaatcCTCAAAAGGAATTTATGATGGAAATAGCAAGAGATTTTTCATGACATTATTGCTAAAGGATGTTGCTCCAATGTAGATGAAATTAACATTATGAACAAAGTTTGACTGATAATTTATTACTACCTGTGCAGGTCTTTAATGCTTCCAGTTCATCATCATTTAAATGAACATACGAATGAAGAATTGACCAGTCCTGTCGATGCCACACTAAAGCAGGGAGAGTCCTAAGGAAATGAAGTTAGCATTTGAAACTaagtatatttttttcttgtacTAATCGGTGACTTAGCACTTCATACTGTAAAGCTTTAGAGAGAAATATAAATTTTGTGACATTAAGAATCTCTTGTATATGAGAGCACGCATACAGACATACACAGATAATTGAGGGTCCTTATATTATTGGTATTCATTCTATttttaaggccccagttcaggaaagcacttaaacacatactttggtttcactgaaatcaatgggatctaagaacatgtttaactttaagcatttactttagtgctttcctgaatatagATACTTTCCAGAATCAGGggctaatgcatttttatttacagGTATGTGCTATACCTGGTAAACTCCTGGATAACTTCTATTCTTGGGTGATATACAACAATTCTTTTCTTTAACATCAGTGCAGTGAATAGGATAACTGTTTCCATACCAAACTGAGATACTAGATCTACGAGACAGGAAAGAAAGACATTATGGTATCACAAGAGTATCTTCTggcaatatttctttaaaaattatggacAAGTCACCAGACATCACTATACTCAGAACAGTTCATATTAGTTACTTATCTGAACAGAATTTGGAACTTGATatataaatctattttatatgGCTGCAGAATGGCATTGTggatttcatatttaaataagaTATAAGTAATCAGTTGactatagatttatttttaacctttgatTGAACCTGCAAGGTAAGCCTTTCGGGCATCAAAATCTTTGCTGAGGAAAGATCCATTTTCTTCACTCTGGCAGATCCCCTTTGTAAGAACTGCAATGTAACTCTCCATCATTTTAACTGGACTCCCATGCTTCAGGTAGATTCTGCGttaaaaaagtgaaaatatttagtttttgtcTATGATGGTGTGAACAGTACAGATAGGCAAACGAAAAGGTCATGGTATCACCAAAACACTGATTTGGAAGAATTCTGATTTTAAGACACATGATTGGGTCAGCATGAGCACAAAAACTTGTCTGTTTTTTGGATCTATGGTCAACTCATGTTCTTATTAGGATTTCCTGTTTCAAAAATGAATGGGAGCTATAGTTTCAGTATAAaacaagtaaaaaacaaaaacaaaaaaaaatttgtgGATTTATAAAAGATTTGTTTTGTGAAGGGCAAAACTCCTCATATTCTTCATCTGATTTTTAAATACCTATCATATGATCAGTTACTTCATGATTATCAAGAAAGGTACAGCTGACAGGAGACATGCTATACGGGAGACAAATGCAAAGTCTCTCAGTCTGTCCCTTGTACATAGAAAAAAGAAACTCTCCCCCCTCTTAATATACATTTGTTAAT carries:
- the DENND10 gene encoding DENN domain-containing protein 10 isoform X2, with protein sequence MMESYIAVLTKGICQSEENGSFLSKDFDARKAYLAGSIKDLVSQFGMETVILFTALMLKKRIVVYHPRIEVIQEFTRTLPALVWHRQDWSILHSYVHLNDDELEALKTCTGYIAGFIDSKVSNRPDLYDVYVNLADSEITISQQVKEAMTMGKLHKEIGQLIVQSAEDPDKSDSQVIKDISLKTKEILTNLASFTEVSDDGEKPTLNFEALKQKRYPPATENFLYHLAAAEQMLKI
- the DENND10 gene encoding DENN domain-containing protein 10 isoform X1, whose translation is MAEPEIQLLLGVGLIEKDTNGDALWVWCYPSTTAEMRDLLLRKCCLTDENKLLHTFVFGQYRRSWFYITTVEVQDSSVLEKVTHFSIVLTAKDFNPEKYAAFTRILCRIYLKHGSPVKMMESYIAVLTKGICQSEENGSFLSKDFDARKAYLAGSIKDLVSQFGMETVILFTALMLKKRIVVYHPRIEVIQEFTRTLPALVWHRQDWSILHSYVHLNDDELEALKTCTGYIAGFIDSKVSNRPDLYDVYVNLADSEITISQQVKEAMTMGKLHKEIGQLIVQSAEDPDKSDSQVIKDISLKTKEILTNLASFTEVSDDGEKPTLNFEALKQKRYPPATENFLYHLAAAEQMLKI